A genomic window from Camelus ferus isolate YT-003-E chromosome 9, BCGSAC_Cfer_1.0, whole genome shotgun sequence includes:
- the YIF1B gene encoding protein YIF1B isoform X2: MHPGGLVAAGTPRQPSKRRTPVSQPGMADPHQLFDDTSSTQSQGYGAQRGPSGLGYPAASASPQAAFLADPVSNMAMAYGSSLAAQGKELVDKNIDRFIPVTKLKYYFAVDTMYVGKKLGLLFFPYLHQDWEVQYQQDTPVAPRFDINAPDLYIPAMAFITYILVAGLALGTQDRFSPDLLGLQASSALAWLTLEVLAILLSLYLVTVNTDLTTIDLVAFLGYKYVGMIGGVLMGLLFGKIGYYLVLGWCCVSIFVFMIRTLRLKILADAAAEGIPVRGARNQLRMYLTMAVAAAQPLLMYWLTFHLVR; encoded by the exons ATGCACCCAGGAGGCTTGGTGGCGGCGGGGACGCCCCGGCAGC CCTCGAAACGGAGGACCCCTGTGTCCCAGCCAGGCATGGCTGACCCCCACCAGCTTTTTGATGACACGAGTTCAACCCAGAGCCAGGGCTATGGGGCCCAGCGGGGACCCAGCGGCCTGGGCTACCCTGCAGCCTCCGCCTCGCCCCAGGCAGCCTTCCTGGCAGATCCTGTGTCCAACATGGCCATGGCCTACGGGAGCAGCCTAGCCGCACAGGGCAAGGAGCTGGTGGATAAGAAC ATCGACCGCTTCATCCCTGTCACGAAGCTCAAGTATTACTTCGCCGTGGACACCATGTATGTGGGCAAAAAGCTGGGCCTGCTCTTCTTCCCCTACCTGCACCAG GACTGGGAGGTGCAGTACCAGCAGGACACACCAGTGGCCCCCCGCTTTGACATCAACGCTCCTGACCTCTACATCCCAG CCATGGCTTTCATCACCTACATCTTGGTGGCTGGCCTGGCGCTGGGGACCCAGGATAG GTTCTCCCCAGACCTCCTGGGGCTGCAAGCAAGCTCTGCGTTGGCCTGGCTGACACTGGAGGTGCTGGCCATCCTGCTCAGCCTCTACCTTGTCACTGTCAACACCGACCTCACCACTATCGACCTGGTGGCCTTCTTGGGCTACAAATATGTTGG GATGATTGGCGGGGTCCTCATGGGCCTGCTCTTTGGAAAGATTGGCTACTACTTGGTGCTGGGCTGGTGCTGTGTGTCTATCTTTGTATTCATG atcCGGACCCTTCGGCTGAAGATCCTGGCCGATGCGGCGGCCGAAGGCATCCCGGTGCGCGGGGCGCGGAACCAGCTGCGCATGTACCTGACCATGGCGGTGGCGGCAGCGCAGCCCCTGCTCATGTACTGGCTCACCTTCCACCTGGTGCGGTGA
- the C9H19orf33 gene encoding immortalization up-regulated protein isoform X1, protein MEFDLSAAVESTSKKPQAAGHMGDAKHSPHKVPGGSADHLKHQHGHGHGSSSDSSSSSSDSENEAKPGTAGSEKHKSAPGKVKKPKVKKEKKKDEKKKDGKKKAPH, encoded by the exons ATGGAGTTCGACCTGTCAGCAG CTGTGGAGTCCACCTCCAAGAAGCCCCAGGCAGCAGGCCACATGGGAGATGCCAAGCACAGCCCCCACAAAGTTCCCGGTGGGTCAGCTGATCACCTGAAG CATCAGCACGGCCATGGCCACGGCAGCTCCTCCGAttccagcagcagctccagcGACTCGGAAAATGAGGCTAAG CCCGGCACAGCCGGCTCGGAGAAGCACAAAAGCGCCCCGGGCAAGGTCAAGAAGCCAAAggtgaaaaaggagaagaagaaggacgAGAAGAAGAAGGACGGGAAGAAGAAGGCTCCCCACTGA
- the C9H19orf33 gene encoding immortalization up-regulated protein isoform X2 yields the protein MGDAKHSPHKVPGGSADHLKHQHGHGHGSSSDSSSSSSDSENEAKPGTAGSEKHKSAPGKVKKPKVKKEKKKDEKKKDGKKKAPH from the exons ATGGGAGATGCCAAGCACAGCCCCCACAAAGTTCCCGGTGGGTCAGCTGATCACCTGAAG CATCAGCACGGCCATGGCCACGGCAGCTCCTCCGAttccagcagcagctccagcGACTCGGAAAATGAGGCTAAG CCCGGCACAGCCGGCTCGGAGAAGCACAAAAGCGCCCCGGGCAAGGTCAAGAAGCCAAAggtgaaaaaggagaagaagaaggacgAGAAGAAGAAGGACGGGAAGAAGAAGGCTCCCCACTGA
- the YIF1B gene encoding protein YIF1B isoform X1: protein MHPGGLVAAGTPRQRKWPSKRRTPVSQPGMADPHQLFDDTSSTQSQGYGAQRGPSGLGYPAASASPQAAFLADPVSNMAMAYGSSLAAQGKELVDKNIDRFIPVTKLKYYFAVDTMYVGKKLGLLFFPYLHQDWEVQYQQDTPVAPRFDINAPDLYIPAMAFITYILVAGLALGTQDRFSPDLLGLQASSALAWLTLEVLAILLSLYLVTVNTDLTTIDLVAFLGYKYVGMIGGVLMGLLFGKIGYYLVLGWCCVSIFVFMIRTLRLKILADAAAEGIPVRGARNQLRMYLTMAVAAAQPLLMYWLTFHLVR from the exons ATGCACCCAGGAGGCTTGGTGGCGGCGGGGACGCCCCGGCAGCGTAAGTGGC CCTCGAAACGGAGGACCCCTGTGTCCCAGCCAGGCATGGCTGACCCCCACCAGCTTTTTGATGACACGAGTTCAACCCAGAGCCAGGGCTATGGGGCCCAGCGGGGACCCAGCGGCCTGGGCTACCCTGCAGCCTCCGCCTCGCCCCAGGCAGCCTTCCTGGCAGATCCTGTGTCCAACATGGCCATGGCCTACGGGAGCAGCCTAGCCGCACAGGGCAAGGAGCTGGTGGATAAGAAC ATCGACCGCTTCATCCCTGTCACGAAGCTCAAGTATTACTTCGCCGTGGACACCATGTATGTGGGCAAAAAGCTGGGCCTGCTCTTCTTCCCCTACCTGCACCAG GACTGGGAGGTGCAGTACCAGCAGGACACACCAGTGGCCCCCCGCTTTGACATCAACGCTCCTGACCTCTACATCCCAG CCATGGCTTTCATCACCTACATCTTGGTGGCTGGCCTGGCGCTGGGGACCCAGGATAG GTTCTCCCCAGACCTCCTGGGGCTGCAAGCAAGCTCTGCGTTGGCCTGGCTGACACTGGAGGTGCTGGCCATCCTGCTCAGCCTCTACCTTGTCACTGTCAACACCGACCTCACCACTATCGACCTGGTGGCCTTCTTGGGCTACAAATATGTTGG GATGATTGGCGGGGTCCTCATGGGCCTGCTCTTTGGAAAGATTGGCTACTACTTGGTGCTGGGCTGGTGCTGTGTGTCTATCTTTGTATTCATG atcCGGACCCTTCGGCTGAAGATCCTGGCCGATGCGGCGGCCGAAGGCATCCCGGTGCGCGGGGCGCGGAACCAGCTGCGCATGTACCTGACCATGGCGGTGGCGGCAGCGCAGCCCCTGCTCATGTACTGGCTCACCTTCCACCTGGTGCGGTGA
- the KCNK6 gene encoding potassium channel subfamily K member 6, with translation MRPGALLAGALAAYIVYLVLGALLVAWLERPNEARLRAELQTLRERLLRHSPCVAAPALDAFVERVLAAGRLGRVVLANSSGSANASDPTWDFASAFFFASTLVTTVGYGYTTPLTDAGKAFSIAFALLGVPATMLLLTVSAQRLSLLLTHAPLSWLSQRWGWDRRRAARWHLAVLLGVVVIICFLVPAAVFAHLEEAWSFLDAFYFCFISLSTIGLGDYVPGEAPGQPYRALYRVLVTAYLFLGLVAMVLVLQTVRRVSDLHGLTELILLRNPCPTSLDQDEEDRVDILDPRSEPHQQLTAGSHTDYASISR, from the exons ATGCGGCCGGGCGCGCTCCTGGCGGGCGCCCTGGCGGCGTACATCGTGTACCTGGTGCTGGGCGCGCTGCTGGTGGCGTGGCTCGAGCGGCCGAACGAAGCCCGGCTCCGAGCCGAGCTGCAGACGCTGCGCGAGCGGCTGCTGCGGCACAGCCCGTGTGTGGCCGCCCCCGCCCTGGACGCCTTCGTGGAACGGGTGCTGGCGGCGGGACGGCTGGGACGCGTGGTGCTCGCCAACTCCTCGGGGTCTGCCAACGCCTCGGACCCCACCTGGGACTTCGCCTCGGCGTTCTTCTTCGCCAGCACGCTGGTCACCACCGTGG GCTATGGGTACACGACGCCGCTGACTGACGCGGGCAAGGCCTTCTCCATCGCCTTTGCCCTCCTGGGCGTGCCGGCCACCATGCTCCTGCTGACCGTCTCAGCCCAGCGCCTGTCGCTGCTGCTCACCCATGCGCCCCTGTCCTGGCTGAGCCAGCGCTGGGGCTGGGACCGCCGGCGGGCAGCCCGCTGGCACCTGGCAGTCCTGCTGGGGGTCGTGGTGATCATCTGCTTCCTGGTGCCAGCTGCAGTCTTTGCCCACCTTGAGGAGGCCTGGAGCTTCCTGGATGCCTTTTACTTCTGCTTCATCTCACTGTCCACCATTGGTCTCGGTGACTATGTGCCTGGAGAGGCCCCTGGCCAGCCCTACCGGGCCCTCTACAGGGTGCTGGTCACAG CCTACCTCTTCCTGGGCTTGGTTGCCATGGTGCTTGTGCTGCAGACTGTCCGCCGCGTGTCTGACCTTCATGGCCTCACGGAGCTCATCCTGCTCCGCAACCCGTGCCCCACCAGCCTCGACCAGGATGAGGAAGATCGGGTAGACATTCTGGACCCCCGGTCAGAGCCACACCAGCAACTCACTGCCGGCTCCCACACTGACTATGCCTCCATCTCCAGGTAG